The Paraburkholderia sp. SOS3 genome includes a region encoding these proteins:
- a CDS encoding acyl-CoA dehydrogenase encodes MSYTAPVNDMLFVMKELAGLDDIAALPGYEDANADTARSVLDESAKFCGEVLAPLNVEGDRNPSTWRDGNVTTTPGFGDAFRLFTAGGWQSLQHPPEYEGQGLPKLIATPCLEMLNASNLSFALCPMLTDGAIEALLTAGSEAQKQAYVPKLLSGVWTGTMNLTEPQAGSDLALVRTRAEPQQDGSYKLFGTKIFITWGEHDMADNIVHLVLARTPDAPAGVKGISLFIVPKFVGGTDGANGQARTRNDVHCVSIEHKLGIKASPTAVLQFGDHGGATGYLIGEANRGLEYMFIMMNAARFAVGVQGIAISDRAYQKAVAYAKERVQSRPVDGSSKEAVAIIHHPDVRRMLATMRALTEASRALAYVAAAHCDLARRHRDAAARADHQAIYEYLVPIVKGWSTELSLEVTSLGVQVHGGMGFIEETGAAQYYRDARILPIYEGTTAIQANDLVGRKTLRDNGAVAQQLLAQIAQTIDALGAQRGPAFESMRQQLSHAHHALQAAVNFVVWNAKNDPNAVFAGSVPYLKLAGIVLGGWQMARAMLVAARKRDEDSSFFEAKIATAQFYAEHVLPQAAALETSIVSARGGEGVLGLSADQF; translated from the coding sequence ATGAGCTACACGGCACCCGTCAACGACATGCTGTTCGTGATGAAGGAACTGGCCGGACTCGACGACATCGCCGCATTGCCCGGCTATGAAGACGCGAATGCCGACACCGCGCGGTCAGTGCTCGACGAATCGGCGAAGTTTTGCGGCGAAGTCCTCGCGCCGCTCAATGTCGAAGGCGATCGCAATCCGAGCACATGGCGCGATGGCAACGTCACGACGACGCCCGGTTTCGGCGACGCGTTTCGCCTGTTCACCGCCGGCGGCTGGCAAAGCCTCCAGCATCCGCCCGAATACGAAGGCCAGGGCCTGCCGAAGCTGATCGCCACACCTTGCCTTGAAATGCTGAACGCGTCGAACCTGTCGTTCGCGCTATGTCCGATGCTGACCGACGGCGCGATCGAAGCGCTGCTGACCGCGGGCAGCGAAGCGCAGAAGCAGGCCTACGTACCGAAGCTGCTGTCGGGTGTCTGGACCGGCACGATGAATCTCACGGAACCGCAGGCGGGCTCCGACCTCGCGCTCGTGCGCACGCGCGCCGAGCCGCAGCAGGACGGCAGCTACAAGCTGTTCGGTACGAAGATCTTCATTACGTGGGGCGAGCACGATATGGCGGACAACATCGTCCATCTCGTGCTCGCGCGCACGCCCGATGCGCCCGCGGGCGTGAAGGGCATATCGCTTTTCATCGTGCCGAAGTTCGTCGGCGGCACGGACGGCGCTAATGGGCAGGCCCGCACCCGCAACGACGTGCATTGCGTGTCGATCGAGCACAAGCTCGGCATCAAGGCGAGTCCGACCGCTGTTCTCCAGTTCGGCGACCACGGCGGCGCCACCGGCTATCTGATCGGCGAAGCGAATCGCGGCCTCGAGTACATGTTCATCATGATGAACGCCGCGCGTTTCGCGGTCGGCGTGCAGGGCATCGCGATCTCGGACCGTGCGTATCAGAAGGCCGTCGCATACGCGAAAGAGCGCGTGCAGAGCCGCCCGGTAGACGGCTCGTCGAAAGAGGCGGTCGCGATCATCCATCATCCGGACGTGCGCCGCATGCTCGCGACGATGCGCGCGCTGACCGAAGCGTCGCGTGCGCTCGCCTATGTCGCGGCGGCGCATTGCGATCTCGCGCGCCGGCATCGGGATGCGGCGGCGCGCGCGGATCATCAGGCGATCTACGAATACCTCGTGCCGATCGTGAAGGGCTGGAGCACCGAGCTGTCGCTCGAGGTGACGAGCCTGGGCGTGCAGGTGCACGGCGGCATGGGCTTCATCGAAGAAACGGGCGCCGCGCAGTACTACCGCGACGCGCGCATCCTGCCGATCTACGAAGGCACGACCGCGATTCAGGCGAACGACCTCGTCGGCCGCAAGACGCTGCGCGATAACGGCGCGGTCGCGCAGCAGCTGCTCGCGCAGATTGCGCAAACGATCGATGCGCTCGGCGCGCAGCGCGGCCCGGCATTCGAATCGATGCGTCAGCAACTTTCGCATGCGCATCATGCGTTGCAGGCAGCGGTGAATTTCGTGGTCTGGAATGCGAAGAACGATCCGAACGCGGTGTTCGCGGGCAGCGTGCCGTATCTGAAACTCGCGGGCATCGTGCTCGGCGGCTGGCAGATGGCGCGTGCGATGCTCGTCGCCGCACGCAAGCGCGACGAAGATTCCTCGTTCTTCGAGGCGAAGATCGCCACCGCGCAGTTCTATGCCGAGCATGTGTTGCCGCAGGCAGCGGCGCTCGAAACGTCGATCGTCAGCGCGCGAGGCGGCGAGGGTGTGCTCGGGCTTTCAGCCGATCAGTTCTGA
- a CDS encoding electron transfer flavoprotein subunit alpha/FixB family protein, with product MTTLVIAEHDNASLKAATLNTVAAAQKIGGDIHLLVAGHDAQGAAQAASKVAGVAKVLLADAPQLAEGLAENVEATVLALVQGAAGNYTHIVAPATAYGKNIAPRIAAKLDVAQISDITAVDSPDTFERPIYAGNAIAIVQSEDPVKVITVRATGFDPVAAEGGNAPIETIGAAAGRGISQFVNREVTKLDRPELTSATIIVSGGRGLGSGENYTKVLEPLADRLGAAMGASRAAVDAGYVPNDYQVGQTGKIVAPQLYVAVGISGAIQHLAGMKDSKVIVAINKDPEAPIFSVADYGLVGDLFTLVPELVNELG from the coding sequence ATGACGACTCTGGTAATTGCTGAACATGACAATGCGTCGCTGAAGGCAGCGACGCTGAACACCGTAGCCGCGGCACAGAAGATCGGCGGCGACATTCACCTGCTGGTGGCAGGCCACGACGCACAGGGCGCGGCACAAGCCGCATCGAAAGTCGCGGGCGTCGCGAAGGTTCTGCTGGCCGACGCGCCGCAACTGGCCGAAGGCCTCGCGGAAAACGTCGAGGCGACGGTGCTTGCGCTCGTGCAGGGTGCGGCAGGGAATTACACGCACATCGTTGCGCCCGCCACCGCCTACGGCAAGAACATCGCGCCGCGCATCGCGGCGAAGCTCGACGTGGCGCAGATCAGCGACATCACGGCGGTGGACAGCCCCGACACGTTCGAGCGGCCGATCTATGCGGGCAACGCGATCGCGATCGTGCAGTCGGAGGACCCGGTCAAGGTCATCACCGTGCGCGCGACGGGCTTCGACCCGGTGGCGGCCGAAGGCGGCAACGCGCCGATCGAAACGATCGGGGCCGCTGCCGGTCGCGGCATCTCGCAGTTCGTGAACCGCGAAGTGACGAAGCTCGATCGCCCGGAACTGACGAGCGCGACGATCATCGTGTCGGGCGGGCGCGGCCTCGGCAGCGGCGAGAACTACACGAAGGTGCTCGAACCGCTGGCGGACAGGCTTGGCGCGGCGATGGGCGCCTCGCGCGCCGCGGTGGACGCGGGCTACGTGCCGAACGACTATCAGGTGGGACAGACCGGCAAGATCGTCGCGCCGCAGCTGTACGTGGCCGTCGGCATTTCCGGTGCGATCCAGCACCTCGCGGGCATGAAGGACTCGAAGGTGATCGTCGCGATCAACAAGGATCCCGAAGCGCCGATCTTCAGCGTCGCCGATTACGGCCTCGTCGGCGATCTGTTCACGCTCGTGCCGGAACTCGTGAACGAGCTCGGCTGA
- a CDS encoding electron transfer flavoprotein subunit beta/FixA family protein produces the protein MKILVPVKRVVDYNVKVRVKSDHTGVDIANVKMSMNPFDEIAVEEAVRLKEAGVATEVIAVSAGVAQCQETLRTALAIGADRAILIESSGELQPLAVAKLLKALVDREKPALVILGKQAIDDDSNQTGQMLAALADLPQATFASKVTIADGRATVAREVDGGAETLTLTLPAVVTTDLRLNEPRYVTLPNIMKAKKKPLETLRPEDLGVDVRPRLKTLKVTEPAARSAGVKVPDVKTLVERLKNEAKVL, from the coding sequence ATGAAAATTCTGGTGCCAGTCAAAAGGGTGGTCGATTACAACGTGAAGGTGCGCGTGAAATCGGACCACACGGGCGTGGACATTGCGAACGTGAAGATGTCGATGAATCCGTTCGACGAGATCGCCGTGGAAGAAGCGGTACGCCTGAAGGAAGCGGGCGTCGCGACCGAGGTGATCGCGGTGTCGGCGGGCGTCGCCCAGTGCCAGGAAACGCTGCGCACGGCGCTCGCGATCGGCGCGGACCGCGCGATCCTGATCGAGTCGTCCGGGGAACTGCAGCCGCTCGCCGTGGCGAAGCTGCTCAAGGCGCTCGTCGACAGGGAAAAGCCCGCACTCGTGATCCTCGGCAAGCAGGCCATCGACGACGATTCGAACCAGACCGGCCAGATGCTCGCCGCGCTCGCGGACCTGCCGCAGGCGACGTTCGCCTCGAAGGTGACCATTGCCGACGGCCGCGCGACGGTCGCGCGCGAGGTCGACGGCGGCGCGGAAACGCTGACGCTGACGCTGCCCGCCGTGGTCACCACCGATCTGCGCCTGAACGAGCCGCGCTACGTGACGCTGCCCAACATCATGAAGGCGAAGAAGAAGCCGCTCGAGACGCTCAGGCCCGAGGACCTCGGGGTTGACGTCAGGCCGCGCCTGAAGACGCTGAAGGTCACCGAGCCGGCCGCACGCAGCGCCGGCGTGAAGGTGCCGGACGTGAAGACGCTGGTCGAGAGGCTGAAGAACGAAGCGAAGGTGCTGTAA